In Molothrus ater isolate BHLD 08-10-18 breed brown headed cowbird chromosome 7, BPBGC_Mater_1.1, whole genome shotgun sequence, one genomic interval encodes:
- the LOC118689096 gene encoding putative uncharacterized protein ASB16-AS1 has translation MPQTQEISSGADFALRTTVRRFQSAASPRSEPPSRPAGTGLSPSGGPGSASCQGPEAAAEAGAGAAGRTDGWTELCWDACGSRAAPREEGRERRNREGGKLEPLSQGTARVGEAEPAACEREEKQCRSRGKSGKDEGRRNDGREPRRPRSARPRPRRAAPEQRLVPAGPAPPRPPAPSSVTDRDGTSRAGRV, from the exons ATGCCGCAAACCCAAGAGATTTCATCGGGAGCGGATTTCGCGCTCCGGACAACTGTAAGGCGTTTCCAGAGCGCTGCCTCCCCCCGCAGCGAGCCCCCCTCCCGCCCggctgggacagggctcagccccagcgGCGGCCCCGGGAGCGCCTCCTGCCAGGGCCCGGAGGCGGCAGCTGAGGCGGGAGCGGGGGCGGCCGGCCGGACGGACGGATGGACGGAGCTTTGTTGGGACGCGTGCGGTTCGCGTGCCGCGCCgcgggaggaggggagggag aggaggaacagGGAAGGTGGGAAACTGGAGCCGTTGAGCCAAGGGACGGCCCGAGTAGGGGAGGCAGAGCCGGCCGCCTGCGAGCGGGAGGAGAAGCAGTGCCGAAGCCGCGGGAAGAGCGGGAAGGATGAAGGAAGGCGGAACGACGGCAGAGAGCCCCGGCGCCCCCGCAGCGCTCGTCCCCGGCCCCGACGGGCGGCACCGGAGCAGCGCCTCGTACCTGCGGGCCCGGCTCCTCCACGGCCACCGGCACCCTCGTCAGTCACCGACCGGGACGGGACGAGCCGGGCTGGGCGGGTTTAA
- the NEUROD1 gene encoding neurogenic differentiation factor 1 isoform X1: protein MQRLTMTKSYSESGLMGEPQPQGPPSWTDECLSSQDEEHEVDKKEEDLEGLHAEAEEDSLRNGEEEDEEDDLDEEEEEEEEEEDDDQKPKRRGPKKKKMTKARMERFKLRRMKANARERNRMHGLNAALDNLRKVVPCYSKTQKLSKIETLRLAKNYIWALSEILRSGKSPDLVSFVQTLCKGLSQPTTNLVAGCLQLNPRTFLPEQSQEVPPHVAAAAAGAPFPAHPYPYQSPGLPSPPYGTMDSSHLFHLKPPHAYGAALEPFFESGLAEGASPAFDGPLSPPLSVNGNFSFKHEPAADFDKSYAFSMHYPAAAAAAAALAAAPAHAAIFPPAASRCEIPVDGLAPYEGHPHHERVLSAQLNAIFHD, encoded by the coding sequence ATGCAGAGGCTCACCATGACCAAGTCGTACAGCGAGAGCGGGCTGATGGGCGAGCCCCAGCCGCAGGGCCCCCCGAGCTGGACGGACGAGTGCCTCAGCTCCCAGGACGAGGAGCACGAGGTGGACAAGAAGGAGGAGGACCTGGAGGGTCTGCACGCCGAGGCCGAGGAGGACTCCCTGCGGAACggagaggaggaggacgaggaggacgACTTGGAcgaagaggaggaggaagaggaggaggaggaagacgACGACCAGAAGCCCAAGAGGCGGGgccccaagaagaagaagatgacCAAGGCGCGCATGGAGCGCTTCAAGCTGCGGCGCATGAAGGCCAACGCCCGGGAGCGCAACCGCATGCACGGGCTGAACGCGGCCCTGGACAACCTGCGCAAGGTGGTGCCCTGCTACTCCAAGACGCAGAAGCTCTCCAAGATCGAGACCCTGCGCCTGGCCAAGAACTACATCTGGGCGCTCTCCGAGATCCTCCGCTCGGGCAAGAGCCCGGACCTGGTGTCCTTTGTGCAGACCCTCTGCAAGGGCCTGTCGCAGCCCACCACCAACTTGGTGGCCGGCTGCCTGCAGCTCAACCCGCGGACTTTCCTCCccgagcagagccaggaggtgCCGCCGCacgtggcggcggcggcggcgggagcgcccTTCCCGGCGCATCCCTACCCCTACCAGTCGCCGGGCCTGCCCAGCCCGCCCTACGGCACCATGGACAGCTCCCACCTCTTCCACCTCAAGCCGCCGCACGCCTACGGCGCCGCGCTGGAGCCCTTCTTCGAGAGCGGGCTGGCGGAGGGCGCCAGCCCCGCCTTCGACGGGCCGCTCAGCCCGCCCCTCAGCGTGAACGGCAACTTCTCCTTCAAGCACGAGCCGGCCGCCGACTTCGACAAGAGCTACGCCTTCTCCATGCACTaccccgccgccgccgccgccgccgccgcgctggccgccgcgcccgcccaCGCCGCCATCTTCCCGCCCGCCGCCTCCCGCTGCGAGATCCCGGTGGACGGGCTGGCGCCCTACGAGGGCCACCCGCACCACGAGCGCGTCCTCAGCGCCCAGCTCAACGCCATCTTCCACGACTGA
- the NEUROD1 gene encoding neurogenic differentiation factor 1 isoform X2, which produces MTKSYSESGLMGEPQPQGPPSWTDECLSSQDEEHEVDKKEEDLEGLHAEAEEDSLRNGEEEDEEDDLDEEEEEEEEEEDDDQKPKRRGPKKKKMTKARMERFKLRRMKANARERNRMHGLNAALDNLRKVVPCYSKTQKLSKIETLRLAKNYIWALSEILRSGKSPDLVSFVQTLCKGLSQPTTNLVAGCLQLNPRTFLPEQSQEVPPHVAAAAAGAPFPAHPYPYQSPGLPSPPYGTMDSSHLFHLKPPHAYGAALEPFFESGLAEGASPAFDGPLSPPLSVNGNFSFKHEPAADFDKSYAFSMHYPAAAAAAAALAAAPAHAAIFPPAASRCEIPVDGLAPYEGHPHHERVLSAQLNAIFHD; this is translated from the coding sequence ATGACCAAGTCGTACAGCGAGAGCGGGCTGATGGGCGAGCCCCAGCCGCAGGGCCCCCCGAGCTGGACGGACGAGTGCCTCAGCTCCCAGGACGAGGAGCACGAGGTGGACAAGAAGGAGGAGGACCTGGAGGGTCTGCACGCCGAGGCCGAGGAGGACTCCCTGCGGAACggagaggaggaggacgaggaggacgACTTGGAcgaagaggaggaggaagaggaggaggaggaagacgACGACCAGAAGCCCAAGAGGCGGGgccccaagaagaagaagatgacCAAGGCGCGCATGGAGCGCTTCAAGCTGCGGCGCATGAAGGCCAACGCCCGGGAGCGCAACCGCATGCACGGGCTGAACGCGGCCCTGGACAACCTGCGCAAGGTGGTGCCCTGCTACTCCAAGACGCAGAAGCTCTCCAAGATCGAGACCCTGCGCCTGGCCAAGAACTACATCTGGGCGCTCTCCGAGATCCTCCGCTCGGGCAAGAGCCCGGACCTGGTGTCCTTTGTGCAGACCCTCTGCAAGGGCCTGTCGCAGCCCACCACCAACTTGGTGGCCGGCTGCCTGCAGCTCAACCCGCGGACTTTCCTCCccgagcagagccaggaggtgCCGCCGCacgtggcggcggcggcggcgggagcgcccTTCCCGGCGCATCCCTACCCCTACCAGTCGCCGGGCCTGCCCAGCCCGCCCTACGGCACCATGGACAGCTCCCACCTCTTCCACCTCAAGCCGCCGCACGCCTACGGCGCCGCGCTGGAGCCCTTCTTCGAGAGCGGGCTGGCGGAGGGCGCCAGCCCCGCCTTCGACGGGCCGCTCAGCCCGCCCCTCAGCGTGAACGGCAACTTCTCCTTCAAGCACGAGCCGGCCGCCGACTTCGACAAGAGCTACGCCTTCTCCATGCACTaccccgccgccgccgccgccgccgccgcgctggccgccgcgcccgcccaCGCCGCCATCTTCCCGCCCGCCGCCTCCCGCTGCGAGATCCCGGTGGACGGGCTGGCGCCCTACGAGGGCCACCCGCACCACGAGCGCGTCCTCAGCGCCCAGCTCAACGCCATCTTCCACGACTGA